The Hujiaoplasma nucleasis DNA window GGAGAAGATGGTGCAGGCCATTTTGTTAAAATGGTTCATAATGGGATTGAATACGGAGATATTCAATTAATTACTGAAATTTATCATATTATGAAAAGCTTAATTGCTTTAAATAACGATGAAATGTCAACTATTTTTTCTAAGTGGAACCAATCAGAGTTAGATTCTTACTTAATAGAGATTACAGCTGATATATTAGCTTACAAGGATGAACGTGGACAACATCTCATAGATAAAATATTAGACACAGCTGGTCAAAAAGGTACTGGTAAGTGGACAGTTTCTTCAGCCTTAGAAGAAGGCATTCCTTTAACCCTAATTGGAGAATCTGTTTTCTCAAGGTTTTTATCAGCTCTCAAAGAAGAAAGAGTGCTTGCCTCTAAATTGTATCCAAAATCAAATAAACCCTTAAATGGAAATAAGAATGTCTTCATTGAGGATTTAAGAAAAGCGCTTTATGGTGCGAAAATTCTTTCATATACTCAAGGTTATCAACTAATGAAAGCCGCTGCTGAATCCCACGAATGGAATCTAAATTATGGTGGGATTGCCCTTATGTGGAGAGGTGGTTGTATCATTAGATCAGTATTCTTAGATAAAATTAAAAACGCTTTTGATAAAAATCCTAATTTAAGCAATTTACTATTAGATGATTATTTTATAAATACTATGGAACAAGTGATTCCTAGCTTAAGAAAGATAGTATCCACTGCAGTTTTATCTGGTATTCCTGTGCCAGCCTTAAGTTCAGCACTTGCTTATTTTGATGGATATACGAGTCATAGATTACCAGCCAACCTTTTACAAGCACAAAGAGATTACTTTGGTGCCCATACTTACGAAAGAGTTGATCAAGATAGAGGAATATTCTTCCATACCAATTGGACAGGTAAAGGCGGAAAAACTTCTTCTACAACTTATAATGTATAATTGATAATCGCCTCATTTTGAGGCGATTTATTTTTTATCTAAGTATGATATAATAAGTGTGGAGAGATAAATATTATGATTGAATACCTTAAATCATTGAATATATATGACATTAAAAGTTTAAAGGGTTTCCATAATCAGATCTTATCTGGTTTATATCAAGGAAAAGAGATTGTGATTAGGCTTATTCAAAGAAGAAGTTTTGAAGAAACAATGGCAGAAATTTCTTATTTAAATCAGCTTAGTAAAATTATGAATGTTGTTAAAGCAATTCAAATTGAAGGTTCATATGTTATTGAGCATCAGGATTATCTTCTTTCTTTTTATGAAAAGTTGCATATGAAGCATTGGTATGAACTATCTTTGACAATGAAACATCACTTTAATGCAGGTAAAGCATTAGGTCAAATTCATCTATTTTCTATGAATCAAAATCAATATTCTAGAAAAGACTATAAAAAACACCCAGATATTCAACTGATCAACGAACTTGATCCTATGATAAAAACAGAATTAAAAAAGACACTAAAAACCATAGATTCAATGAAAAAAGAACCTAATTATTATGGATTAATACATGGAGATTATTTATATTCTAATCTAATGTATGATAAAGACAAAGTTTGTGTGATTGATTTTGATGATTTAGAATACAACTATTATCTATACGATATTGCAGTATATATATTTTATTTGTTACTTGGTGGTGACCCTATGGATATAGATTTGCTAGCTAACCTAGAAGTTTTTAATCATTTCATGAGAGGTTATCGATCTGTAAATCAAGAGACCCAATTTGACTTTAAAGACATCAATATATTTTTTAGATTAAGACAATTAAAACTTTTGGCTACCATCAATCAATTACCAATAATTTCTTTGGGAACTTGGCAAAAGAAGTATATTGATTTATCTATTAAGCAAATCAAGAATCATGAAAAATTTGTTCCAATTGATTTTAATTACGAGTGATTAAATTGAATGTGTTTTAATCATTAATCTAATAAAAAACATATATTTATTGCTAAAAATATCAAATTAACAGTAAATATAGGCTTTTTTTTCAATTATTATTGTTTTTTTTAATTATTTATTTTAAAATATATCAAAACTATCTTTATAAACATCACAAAGACTGTGAGGTAAATATATGCCTGAAACAAGTGATTTTCTTCAAAACAATTTGGATGCTGTTGAGAAACTTCTAGAAAAAGCAAAGGATGCAGAACATAAGGATACTTCTGAAGCCTTAAAACTTTCTTTAGAGGCTCTTTCTATTGCAAAAAAACATCACTATATAAAACAAGAAGCTAAGGCTGATATGAGAATAGGCAGGTGTCATTGGATTAATGGTAATTTTAAAGAAGCCATTGATTTTTTATCTAAGTCTTTAAAAATTTCTGATAAGATTAATGATGCTTACACTAAGGTTGATGCTTTGATAGGTTTAGGAAATGTTTATGTGACCATTGAGATTCTTGACCAAGCCATTAGTCAATATATGAAGGCTTTAACCATTTCAAAAGATAATGGTTTTGGTGAGTTAGAATCTAAAATATTAAATAATATAGGTACCATGCATGAAGATCTAAAGAATTATCCTGTGGCTTTGGATTACTATCAAAAATCTTTAGATAAAACTTTAGAAATAGAAGATACTTATGGGCAAGCCATTGCTTATTTAAATATTGGTAATGTATATTTTTCTTTAAATGATATGGATAAGTCTGAAGAGAACTTTCATTTAGCCCTTAATTATGGTAGAGAAAATGATAAAAGTTTACTTCTTGCTCATTGTTATTATTCTTTGGGTAGGCTTCATCATAAACGTGGAGATGTTCCTCTTAGTAAAAAGTATTTAGAATTAGGTATTGAAAAGGCTAACGAAAGTAAAGACCTCTATATTCTATTTAGAATTTTAAGTGAATATGCTGATATTTATGATCAACTAAAAGATTATAATCAAGCACATAGTTTTTATCAAAAGGCTTTAGATGTCGCTAAACAAATCGGCATGGATGAGTTAATGCCAAGATTTTATGAACAAGTGGCTCATTTCTACGAGAAAAACAATAAGCTTGATTTAGCCTATGAATCTTATAAACTCTATAATCAAGCTTATAAAATAGTAGAAGAGAATAGAAGATTAGAAAGAATTAATAGTCTTGAATATCAAGAAAAATTAAAAGCTTCTTTGGAAGAAACAAGAATTTACCGCCAATTATCAAATGAATTAAGAAAAAGTTACCAACAAATGCATGTCCTTAGTAATATTGGACAGGCCATGACCTCAACACATCAATTAGACTTAATATTCGAACAATTATATGAAAATGTAAACCTTTTGATGAATGCTGAAAGTTTGGGTGTAGGCTTATTTGATGAAGAAAGTAAGGCTTTACGCTTTGATTTATTTATTGAAAGAGGAAAATTATTAGATCCATTTTCATTATCATTGGAAAATAAGAAAAGTTGGTCAGTGTG harbors:
- a CDS encoding phosphotransferase enzyme family protein; translated protein: MIEYLKSLNIYDIKSLKGFHNQILSGLYQGKEIVIRLIQRRSFEETMAEISYLNQLSKIMNVVKAIQIEGSYVIEHQDYLLSFYEKLHMKHWYELSLTMKHHFNAGKALGQIHLFSMNQNQYSRKDYKKHPDIQLINELDPMIKTELKKTLKTIDSMKKEPNYYGLIHGDYLYSNLMYDKDKVCVIDFDDLEYNYYLYDIAVYIFYLLLGGDPMDIDLLANLEVFNHFMRGYRSVNQETQFDFKDINIFFRLRQLKLLATINQLPIISLGTWQKKYIDLSIKQIKNHEKFVPIDFNYE
- a CDS encoding diguanylate cyclase domain-containing protein encodes the protein MPETSDFLQNNLDAVEKLLEKAKDAEHKDTSEALKLSLEALSIAKKHHYIKQEAKADMRIGRCHWINGNFKEAIDFLSKSLKISDKINDAYTKVDALIGLGNVYVTIEILDQAISQYMKALTISKDNGFGELESKILNNIGTMHEDLKNYPVALDYYQKSLDKTLEIEDTYGQAIAYLNIGNVYFSLNDMDKSEENFHLALNYGRENDKSLLLAHCYYSLGRLHHKRGDVPLSKKYLELGIEKANESKDLYILFRILSEYADIYDQLKDYNQAHSFYQKALDVAKQIGMDELMPRFYEQVAHFYEKNNKLDLAYESYKLYNQAYKIVEENRRLERINSLEYQEKLKASLEETRIYRQLSNELRKSYQQMHVLSNIGQAMTSTHQLDLIFEQLYENVNLLMNAESLGVGLFDEESKALRFDLFIERGKLLDPFSLSLENKKSWSVWSFLNKEVVKINDIEKEYKRYIAAFASTRGDLMHSAMYAPLMVEGEVIGVFSIQAKEKNAYTDTHQDLLTTLSSYLAIAIKNATKTKQLAELNQKLKILSENDGLTSIPNRRLYDDVFSKLWMKAINQSEPLSIMMVDIDNFKDFNDHYGHLIGDEVIKKVAHLLNEHRRNENDFVARYGGDEFVIILPNCDIDEAEVYAKELQVKLAEISDNLEVTEPVTISIGLCTTQPNSKKSKDIFVSIADNQLYISKENGKNCVSSSTY
- the gnd gene encoding decarboxylating NADP(+)-dependent phosphogluconate dehydrogenase, with the translated sequence MEKLYDVGLIGIAVMGENLALNMSSKGFSVVVSSRKQDTIDTFLNGRAKGKNFAGTTNMEELVSMLKKPRKIMLMIKAGNPVDQVIEQLIPLLDEGDVIIDGGNSNYEDTTRRTQYLKSKNILYVGSGVSGGEEGALIGPSIMPGGNKEAWPIVKPLLQSIAAKVNDGQVCCDWVGEDGAGHFVKMVHNGIEYGDIQLITEIYHIMKSLIALNNDEMSTIFSKWNQSELDSYLIEITADILAYKDERGQHLIDKILDTAGQKGTGKWTVSSALEEGIPLTLIGESVFSRFLSALKEERVLASKLYPKSNKPLNGNKNVFIEDLRKALYGAKILSYTQGYQLMKAAAESHEWNLNYGGIALMWRGGCIIRSVFLDKIKNAFDKNPNLSNLLLDDYFINTMEQVIPSLRKIVSTAVLSGIPVPALSSALAYFDGYTSHRLPANLLQAQRDYFGAHTYERVDQDRGIFFHTNWTGKGGKTSSTTYNV